The following nucleotide sequence is from Peribacillus sp. ACCC06369.
TCTTAATAATAGTTAATACTGCCAGAGTATGGATTGTAATGATGCTATCTAGGTATTATGAGTTATTATCACATGGCTTTACAGAGCAAGAGGTTAATGAGTTAGATAGATTTTTCATGTGGGTTTACGGCACAAAAAATCACCCCACAAAGGAAGAAATGAGAAAAAAAATGGCAGATATAAAAAATATGGAGATTGAAGAATTACATCTTGCCTCAGTAAAAAAAATCTTATTAGCTTATCAAGCTGATGGGGTTTTTCCAGTAATAGATATTATTTTGGGGGATTTCCAAAATGTTGATGTGAATATAGAGAAATGATTTTTACTATTAAGGAATGGTATAGAAACTATTCCTTTTTTAATAATTAAGGCAAGATCACTCAGAAATCACTCATCAAAATTCAGGCTGAACACCCTCCCTTTATTCGCACCTTTGCTTGTCAATTTCAATGATTGCAAGATTCTCGTTGTACTGGATGCAGAGGAAATGTTTAAAAAATCCCTCAACTGCCGATTCGTTATAGTCGATCCTAATAGATGAAAATAATCTCGAAAAGCCTGAATATGTGCATCCTTATTGGATAGCTGGCATTGATTGCAAAACCAGGTGCCATGCCTTCTAATTAACGGAAACCCCTTACAATTTTCACATATCACTCCTTTTATTAGGTCCTCTTCGGTAAGGTTGTATCGTTCCAGAATGGAAGAGGCCGCTTCGATATGATACTTATTTAAAATACGAACTACTTTCTTCAAATCCTTTTCACCTAAAATGGAATCTGTGATGGAATGCTCCATCAGATTGATTCTTGAGGGAAGCCCATCGGGATGGATGACTTTGTAGTGGAGCTTACGGTTTTCAGGAGACGTACGGATGATTGTTTGGGGATTACTGATGACAATCAATGAAAGGATGGGAAATGAAAGGATGGGAAGTGAGGGAAAGCCATTTTTCAAGAACCAATTCCTCAACTGTGATTCCTGGCGGTTGACTTGAACGATGGGATCTGGAAATGCCGTCTCTTTTCCATCTTTCGTTC
It contains:
- a CDS encoding nuclease-related domain-containing protein, with amino-acid sequence MGETKIGAMKLIVKRRKVPLTICKLRALTRRLSPNHPKIPLIIKDLKKREAGYKGECSIDFPLSFLQSKSYFIFHDLRLQDQSRFFQMDTLLVSKKFALIIEVKNIAGSIYFDPHFNQLIRTKDGKETAFPDPIVQVNRQESQLRNWFLKNGFPSLPILSFPILSLIVISNPQTIIRTSPENRKLHYKVIHPDGLPSRINLMEHSITDSILGEKDLKKVVRILNKYHIEAASSILERYNLTEEDLIKGVICENCKGFPLIRRHGTWFCNQCQLSNKDAHIQAFRDYFHLLGSTITNRQLRDFLNISSASSTTRILQSLKLTSKGANKGRVFSLNFDE